The DNA window AGCGTCATGAACAAACTCAAGCTGAGTGCCTTTGCTGCCTTATGCACTGCACTGTCAGGTGGGAAACTGAGTTAAAAAGACTAAAAAGGCTTATGGTGAAAAACTGCAGTCAAATTTGATCCGCACACCAAAGCATCTCCAAACCGCAAACTGATTCGCCGTAACAGGGCGTTTATGAAAGTATAACATTGATACGAGACAGGACTGAGTTATTACCATTAGTTTCCagactaaccctaaccctatcccCCAAAAAAGACTCATTATATATGACTTTAGGAACACATCATTGGTTTATTCCAGTTACCAGTACCACTTGAGGACTATTCAGTAGACTATGACTTTAGAAATTTCTTACAGTGTTGTACTCATTAAATTATGACTTTAAGACTTGTTCCTGACAGATTTTCAGTTGAGGGTGAGGGTCTCCATCTTGACAACTAGTTACATAACTAACAATGACTTTAAGACTCATTACCAGAGCACAACTTTCAGACTTTTGACTAGATTAtgacttttggatttttttcaaggcGAGTATGAAACAATGCTTAGAACTCCACACTGAAGACTTTAGGACTAGTTATTGACTGATCTTTACATTAGTTACGATACTACGAGTTTAGGACTAGTTGGATGAGTAAGACTGTAGGTTGTGGTACTAGACGATGACACCGGCTGACTTGCCGACTCGGAGGATTTGCTTGCCGGTTTGTGCAATAAGCCGATTGGAGGCGGGCGGCTCTTTTTGGGACATAACCAAGACCTGCCCAGAGGAGAgacacccccaccccctccctccAGTACTGTTGTTAGCAGTTAATCCTCTAGTAGGGTAAAGctgctgtgaggcagacatccCTACGAGAGGGGGGGACGCCAACGGGGTCCCACTGGGAGACCGATAccagcggagtacccggaagccGATTGAGCTTGCACCGAAGCAGACCAAATTATAgaataatatttatattctcTGGCGGGTTCACTTTATTTGTAGATGTTTTTCTTAGAAACAAGATATTATGTAATCCGTTTTTGGCGCCATCTCTCCATCTATTTTCCATACCGGTTATCTTCATTAGATTGAGCCGTAAAAGATTTGAGAGATCTTTGAGCAAGGCATTTGTGTGTGGTCATCACTTCCTCTCTGGTTTCAGGCCTTTGTGGGATGGTGGCCCACATGATGTTCACCACCATTTTCCAGCTGGCCGTGGCCATGGGTCCGGAAGACTGGAGGCCCAAGACCTGGGACTACAGCTGGTCTTACGCGTAAGACCTTTGTGTATCTTAGCTTCATTTTATCGCCGAGCTAACATTCTCCGGTTAATTCGGCCCTCGGGCTTCCCCCAGGCTAGCGTGGGGGTCGTTCGGAACCTGCATGGGCTCGGCGGTGACGGCGCTGAACCGCTACACCAAGACCATCATCGAGTTTAAGTTCAAACGGAGGAATATCGAGAAGAGCCTGCTTGTCAAGCAGAAACTGTTGGAGATGGACCTCCCAGACCACTTGTGGTACCTGTCGGCCGACGCCGAGGCGCCGCCCGAGCTGCCGCTCAACGGCCATAAGCCGCCCACGGGGACTGCCTACGCCCTGGAAGTGGACCGTTTGGCCGAGTCACAAGGCGAGGTCTACTGCTAGAAACACCGGTTGGTAGAACCGACTCAGATCGACATTTTTAAGCCTTGCTGAGCTGAAACTGATGAAGTCATTGATCGCAATTAGacagccaatccattttggactGGGAGTGCTAGTTGCGATTATTCCATTgctgtcaatgagttcaaaagACTTAACTTGGCTCGACGTCATCTGATGGAACTTTGGTAATTAATATTGCTCTGGTGAAGGCTAGTTGATAATAAGTCATTTTTTGAATCAGAAAATGACAACACACGCGGTAAACAACAACAGAGGGAAACTATATTGGAACTATTTCTTGCTTGAAACTTGAAGGTAAGACTTGAGTTGCGACTCAAACACACGTGACCTCTCACCTTTCGGTGGCCCACTGGAACACTTTTTTCATTCTTTGACCCCAATGGACTGTTGGGTTTTGAAATCTAATACAGGGCTATATTTGCATGTGTGTATCCTCAAGGAATAATATAGTTAGTTGATTTTCAGTTCATTATGCAGCTATAGTTAATGATCATAGCCTAATATTAATACCTGAAGGATCTTGTGACATGAGTGTAATAGTACAAGAAATATTACTCATGTGGCAATTTCCATTGTTTATTAATTAAGCACATTTCTCTCAGTGGTTTTATGCACCatgcaaaaaataatgatatataaaactatttttaaaattaaggaTGCATGTTGCTTTTATTTCTTGTGCCGTTTGTCATTAATGATGTAATTTAGAtgataataaatacatgataGTACAGTACATTAGCCATCCATTGTCATAGCTTAGTttttgtcatctcattttcatgaatttgatCAAATCAGTCATGTTTTCAGATTTTAGTGAATCAAATTAGAAAAATGATTggcttgaatttttttaaaagttgatCAGGGCAGATTTAATACAACCTGGCAAAGCACTGCTGTAATCTGATTGGATCAAAACTTGACCCTAAAACTCAAATATATGGAAATAAGACACGAAATACACAAGATAGAGAAAtagaaatacatttaataattaTTACACAAAATTATAACAAATATTGTGATGTAGACATATACAGATGTAGGTACGTATGTACTTGCAGTATACTCATATATTAATAATCAATGTATCTAAATCTTGAATTTGGTTTCTCTGTCAGTCCGACATCCCTCGACCACCGACGTCCGACGTGAAGATTCACATGGCGACTTTGTCACGTGGTTTGAATATTTTGATAGTCGGGCTTAGGGTGTTCTTCTATGTACTTCTTGATATACCAGCAGGAAACCCGAGCTTTCAGCTTCTCCTCCAACAcaaagtcaatggcagcctgtaATCAATCAGAGTACTCAGGTAGTGTTCAAAGTGTCCCGATCCCATCTAATTTAGTGTCGTTTAATACGAAGACTATAGCCGGTGGTTCACCTTTGATAATAGTGCTGCCACACCTTGACCCCTATAAGCCTCTGGGACAAAGGTGGACATGAGATCCACCTCGTCGACTGCTGTAAATCTGTAGAGGAGTACTGCACTCTGGTTGACTCCTGACGTCAAAGTTCACATGCAAAGAACACATTGACCAAAGTGTACTCAAAGGTATTCAAAGTTCAACTAGTTTGAACAATAAAGTTGCTTTTTGACAACATGTTAACATTGATTAGCCATTAATCAATGCTGGACATCAGTTAAAACATCATCAAGTCATTTTAAGAGTACAAAAACAGAAACACTGACAAAAGTGCTGTTGAACTTTGCATTTTTGTCAAGCAAATGTGCACAAAAGATCGATGAATGAACTGTTAAGTTAAACCAAACTATATATACAGTTCATAAAGCATTTGCATTTGACACATCCAAAATCGACAAGTGCATTAAGTCATGTTTTTGTACTCTGGGGGTTTCCAGACGATTCCACAGATGGCTGCACTGGGttcagatttttgttttaaccaACGAGATTTCTCCTAAAaaaaagcagcacctgactgcaatcaactgattaaactTTCGAGAAACCCCATTTGTGAAAACATTCCTCATCATCGGCCGGTGGATGCACGGACTTCCTGCAGTACTTCCTGCAATAGGCCGATACGGGAGGAGCGCGTGTCGCGTAAATAACGTGGCCGCACAACAGCGCTCCAAACACGGCATCGACACTTACCGGTCCCGCTGCTCGTGGAAACGGTGAAACGATGGTTCTTTCGATCGTGTTCAACCCTCATCCCGCCGCTGCAACTCAGTCTGTAGGCCGCAAGATTGAACTTCACCCTGACAGGTAGGATCTTAGTCATCTTAGAATATATATTGAACGACATTTTTGTCGACGAAAGAATTGAGCACCACCAGTGACAAGTAGACGCGTGTAGTAATACCTTCGAATGGCCACGAGAGGATGCTAAAACGAGCTAAATGATATACAGTAATatgaaaaaagaccagtttTTCTCTAAAAGTACTATACTTTATTCATTGTATATTCTAAACACACACTATAACAACAGCTGATAATTGTGCTACATTCTAAATTCATTTTAAGATTCAAAACTGttgtaaaatttgaaaataactaTATTTTGGCATTGGTAGCATCTTTTATGCCTGCTGCCATGACGGCAAAGAACAAATTGGGAAATATGGAGCGTGCATGTAGGGCCACTTTTGGGAGGGAAGGGGCCATCAACACCTCTTTGCGTTTGTTGCTCAAAGTCTTCTGCACTTCACTGGCTGCCTCGCTTGGTGAAACACCCAATGGCTTCTTTGTGTATAGATCTGCGTATTCAAAGAATCATATTTTTTAGTATTGTCATCTCTCTTTCATGGCAGGCAATATTGGGGGTGTTGTTTTTCTGGACTCACATGACCAAATAGTTTTAGCATCTGTGTCTTTCTGCTTCCCAGTTGCACATGAACTGATGAAGGTGACGTTGATGGTGCTGACACAAACGCCCAACTCGTCCACCTCCGAACGGAGACAGTCAAAGAAGGCCTGAACCGCATGCTTGGAGGCAGCATCTGGTGGGCGAGGGTAGACGAGTAGTTGTTGAAGATGAAGGTAAAATTTACTCCACATTCTTTTATTTGTGATATAGTATTTTTTGAATTTGACGTGGGTTGATAGAGATTAAATTAAGGATGTATCAGGGTCAACTCACAGGAGGTACGAAAAGGCACCGCCAGTTTCCCATGAATGCTGTTAACCAGCAGGAGGTGACCCGACCGACGGGATATCATAGACGGCAGCACGCCTGCAATAGACACGCCACATCTTTAGACTGATTTCCCCCCTCATGTGTGAAATACATCACCATGGTGACCTTTAACTAGCGTGACCGGGCCGAAATAGTTATTTTCCATGAGAGATTTGTCCATCTCCAGGGTGGACGTGTGCACCGGTGCTTTGAGCTTCAGGTTTCCGTTGAGTATGAGCACATCCACGCAACCGTAACACTCCACGACCTCCTTTACAGAATCGGGGAGCGAATCCGAATCCCCAAAATCCAGAAGCACCAGTTTAGGTGGGAATGTCTGTTAACAGAGACAAAAGATgggcataatttaaaaaaaaatgtaaagaaaaattGATGACAGTGAGGGATTAAGCTTGTAGTGCCATTGGAACATTGGAAATGTGAGGGGCAGGCAATCCTCCTAGTCCagatagattggacgtccatcacccTCAATGGTCTGCCTCACCATGCTCGGATCAGAAGTATCCATTAGTTCATCTGAGAGATCCTGGAGTTTCTCCCAGTTTTTGCCGCAAAGGATCAATCTGGCTCCGCCCGCGTGGAAGACATTAGCACATTCTTAGGGCAGAAATAACCACATTAAAATATGTATAAGTAGAATTTGTGGTAAtaatgtcaatgtttttttcttcaaaatctgCTAAACGAATACTGTGATGTGTATATAGTACTGCTTGCTTGCATTGATGAGACGTGACTCTTTAGTGCCACACTGTGGCGACTAAGGAGATTTTTGTGTTAACTAGCAAATTAAGTATCACGGTATGATACTATTTCCGGATCCGTTGAAGCACGCCAACAAAACAGGTAATATGGTTCCAAAcaattaattcatattttccgtTTGGATTTTGTGAGGAATGCGTGGATCTTTTGATTTAATTAGATGCTGTCGAGCTGTAAAGCACGCTTGCTCAGCAAGCCTAATTGCCGGCTGAAACGCATTATACTTGGAGTGCAATGAGGTACGAACGTGTCAAGTGTATTAATGTTTGACATATTATATTGCGAATCTTAAGACCATTTTGTTCATGAAGCTTGAAAATCATTTGGatggaaaaagtattttttttcgctCAATCTCAAATTGTTACGTTTGTTTTGATGCAAGTATGGAACATCTAACAAACATTTCATCTCATGCATGGTTAACTCTTCATTTATGAATCTATGGTAAAGCCATTTGtatgttttactttttattctttattgCAAACGTGTAGCTGATAAAATTGTGTATGGCACTCATTGAGTGGTAAGTACaattaaagcatttttaattGCACAAAATCTAacattagtatatatatatatatatatatatatatatatatatatatatatatatttatatattttttgtatccatattaatatttataggtgtatatattttgttttttaaatatacacatatatttatatttaaatatttttatatttatttatttatctattaaaaaaatctcacagTATTGCTTTTACCTTTCCCCAGGGTGGATAAAGCATCACTGAGCAGCACCACCTTGTTGCGCACACAGGTTTTGGACAAATAGTTGAACACAAAAGTGTAAACCTGCAACAAAACGGCCACCAGCACGACTGTGCATGGAACCATCAAAATAATGATGCTCCACCCGGCCTCCATCTTCTTCAGCAACTGTTgtgaaagaacaaaaaatgtaagtccccatttatttttttcttcttcttgtgaaagaacaaaaaatataagtccccatttatttttttcttctcccgatgttgttgttgtcgtgacGGTAGTGATAAGATGTCTGACAAATACGTTGGGATGTATCACAATTATGGAATGGCATTTCTTACCCAAAACTTGTCCACTTCCGTTATGTTGGCCTCCATTTCCCCCCACATGAACTTACTTAGGGCTGGAACACAAACAATACAACAGCATTAGAAATATATAAAGCATGCATTTAGATTTCAGTTATCATGTCCTTGAAACGGCAACGTCGCGGAAACAACTGTTCGAAAGCTTAAAGAAGGATTTCCATTCTTCACCATGCGTGCTTTTGCATTGATTGCGGAATCCCGCCACGCTCACCTCAACTCCGCCGCTGCTGAAATGTGGCGGACTGCTTCTCGGCGCTAACCTCCTGCCGCTGCTGCGCTCTTTTAATAGAAGTGGCGGCACAGCTGACACTTTATTTCCCCACACGTGTTGTCAGCATGTTATGTTTAGAGAGACCACGAACAACCTTCAAGGCTGTCCTCCAAATTGATTTACTATCATCGAAGGCTGCTGTGATGAATGTTTTCAGCTCAATGATTCGtttagagacattgttgacctgaaaattgccttatgCACATTTGGGGCTAAAATGTCCAACCCAGAGCAACATAACGGTGCATAACATGATTGATGTGTTTGACAAAACATTGATTTATTGTTGAAATATTAGGTCGATGATGGAAACAATTATTTTGGCACTTCTATTATCAAAAGTCATTATCTCTATGTGAATGCTTTTCCGGGGGTgagatttattatttattttccaccatTGATCACTGCCAGATCCTTGTCAATGTTAATGAAACATGTTTATTCATTGAAATTTAAAGCTTAGTCATTATTTGGTGAAGCAACACAAAGATGAGGCTACATTGTTTATTTGACAATACACATAGTATTAAAAAATGCCTCTAATAAATAGATTTTACACAAATGCAAAAGATGATCCCTTACAAAGGACTATTAGGTGTGTGTAAAAAAGAAATCCAATTTATATCACATCATATTATAAATCTGTTAGACCACAATGAAAGTaagtcaaaacaacaacaaaaatggcatGACACTAAAATGATAGTATTacaagcaaatattttttaaccccAAGGAATTTGTGTAGGATTACTCGAatatatttatatcattttAAGAAAAGGGACAAATGCAtcatcagaatttttttttttttttttaggactttttaaagttcatattgAGGTAAATTACTTCTTCTTTTGCGATTTTAGAGTTAAAACAAAATAGGAGTATCAAGAGATTTTTCCTGAGATGGGTGAATATACtaagatatatttatattattagacaagtaaatataatattaaaacccaattttatccaaaatatgtgaaatatgaattttcaaatatggaaattgttgcaaaaagtaatattttgacaattttagaGAAGTGGggaatatttattttctccaaGAAAAGAGGATTTAAATTTATTGCATTCaataaaggtgcaacattgtgtaaataaaatacattagtTATTTCAAGTtgctttcttaaaaatgacttcTTTGATTTCATTACTTTCCTACATAAAATTAAgctcaaccccccaaaaagattcttcttaaaatggccttaattCTCCTCCATAAGTCACTTAAATTTACTTTCTCTAAATCATAAAAAGATTGCGCACAGGCTTCAACTTTAAAAATTTAAACTTCCAGTATTTGTCCACCCTCCTCCTGTACAACCACATAAGCACCCCCTCTGTCAGGGTGGGGGGGCTCTTATTGTTTTGTCTTACGTCACActgtgaaggaaaaaaaaacccaaaaacaaaACCCAATGAGATGTCAGCAGCTGCGACCAAACAAAGCCAAAAACAACCCAAGTGGCTCCACGGCATCTGGTGCTTTATTGTCCAACCCCCCCATGGGAGTGGGCTAATAGAATTTCTGGTGAATATCTCAACCCAGGGATTAGAAAAGACGGTGTCAATTTAATGACAATCTCAAGGATTCAGCATTAATTCATTTACCATTGACGGTAATTGACCATTGAAAGGCCGTCAGCGCTCCCAGTGCCAATTGATTGGTCGTCTATCACTGTCTATGAAACCGAAACATAACCTTTCCCccccgttcaaatggatttgacatctcgcgctgtcaatagcactgaaagTCTAAAACAAATTTGAGCTTTTTAGGGGAAGCGACCTTATTTTGTAAAAACTGAGTATGTTCGACTGAGTATTACAAGAGATCGGAACGTTGTAGAACAAAACTTTTCACCCTGTTCGAGAGCCTATTCTCTCATTTGGTAgattgtgtgattgtgtgtaaaATCATAAAATGCAATTGTCTAAGACTTGAAGTCAATCAGTTTGAATTCAATTTTAAGGTAACAGATTGCAACTACTATTTTATTTGGGATTCAGCAGTAAGACTTGAAGGTGAGTTCACCCTGTATTGAGGACCATCCGCAGCAAAACGTTGTATAAAAAGAGGTAGCTATTAGAAAAATACAATCTAGACTTAAAACAAGTAAATACTTCCACAACATACCTATTGATTAAGAGCAGCTAAAACCAAGTGGCGGCTTAGAAAGACAACTCACTTGCTGCGTTAAAGATAACGGGGAAGTTGGAAATATGTGCATTGTCAAAAAGTTAAGAAACGTAAAATAGGATTGATTCAATAACATACAAAAAAGCACAAACTTGTCAATGGTgtaaacccaaagaaaaataataaggcATGGCGATAACTGACCGTGCGAAACCACATTCTAACGCTCACTGAAACAAACGAGTTGATTGCGCCAGATTCTTCACGTCAAAATGACCACAAACTAAGACGCCTCAGTGTCGTGCAATGCAATTAGTTTCACCATCAAATCGAAAACTTCATCTCTTAATATTAaagttgagattttttttttattcagacaTTAAGAGCTATGTGAGTTTCCGACTTCACGCCAGTCTTGAATGCAGCATAgtcacttttttcttcttcttctggacTACCACGTGTTGGTTTAATATACTTCCCAGGTCTGACGATGCAATTTGCTGTTCAAGTATGCCTTGAACATTTTGAGGGTGAAGCCTGTAAGCTCAGAGTGAAATAGTTCCAACTCCCTATGGTTCTTAAATGCAGGTATTCAAGGTATTCACTCGCTGTCCTGGTTTCTATAGCCTTTTTCGCCGACTTCCCGGTGTTCTCAAATGCAGCGCGAGATTGGCGTGCCGACTTCGTGCTTGTCCTTGTGGGCTTTAAACACCCTTGGTTCTTGGACTACAGTGAATTAGGTTAAAGAGCACTTGAGTATCAGTATGAAAAAGGTAGgcaaataaaatggaaataaataaatcatgctAATAGTTGAGTCAGTAGTTGCGGATGCTGAAGAATCCCACGCTGGTGGGCGACTCCTTGACCGTGACGGTGACCAGGTTGGCGGTGACGTCGGTGACAAAGACGTGTTCGATCAGACTGCGGGTGGGCTTCCAATCTTGGTTGTGGACCGCCGTCAAGCGCTCGTGCCCGGCGTCCGACGAGTCCCGGTCTGAATCTGAGCTGCTCTCGTCTTCGCCAGTGCTCATCTTGCCGTCTTTGGAGGTTGCCCTTTCTGCGTGGTTTTCGGGTTTGTGCACCTCGCCCTTCTCCAGCTTTGCTCTGAAGGTCTGGATCTCTGCCAGATCTTTGACAGGAACGGACTTGCGGGCGCCTCCC is part of the Stigmatopora argus isolate UIUO_Sarg chromosome 14, RoL_Sarg_1.0, whole genome shotgun sequence genome and encodes:
- the LOC144088077 gene encoding germ cell-specific gene 1-like protein, with the translated sequence MRLERGRRASLALTLNFVAFVFALSAVTTSYWCEGTRKVAKPFCTGPPVKVKQFFCIRFNSSNINDSRLVQYIFETGEEKFLLKKFHTGIFFSCEQAADMKGFDCRDFSEIAPEHERGVLWLCIVAETLYLTLLFAGGALMTLEQCPCFSVMNKLKLSAFAALCTALSGLCGMVAHMMFTTIFQLAVAMGPEDWRPKTWDYSWSYALAWGSFGTCMGSAVTALNRYTKTIIEFKFKRRNIEKSLLVKQKLLEMDLPDHLWYLSADAEAPPELPLNGHKPPTGTAYALEVDRLAESQGEVYC
- the LOC144088079 gene encoding protein NATD1-like codes for the protein MSFNIYSKMTKILPVRVKFNLAAYRLSCSGGMRVEHDRKNHRFTVSTSSGTGVNQSAVLLYRFTAVDEVDLMSTFVPEAYRGQGVAALLSKAAIDFVLEEKLKARVSCWYIKKYIEEHPKPDYQNIQTT
- the dhrs7ca gene encoding dehydrogenase/reductase SDR family member 7C-B, which codes for MEAGWSIIILMVPCTVVLVAVLLQVYTFVFNYLSKTCVRNKVVLLSDALSTLGKECANVFHAGGARLILCGKNWEKLQDLSDELMDTSDPSMTFPPKLVLLDFGDSDSLPDSVKEVVECYGCVDVLILNGNLKLKAPVHTSTLEMDKSLMENNYFGPVTLVKGVLPSMISRRSGHLLLVNSIHGKLAVPFRTSYAASKHAVQAFFDCLRSEVDELGVCVSTINVTFISSCATGKQKDTDAKTIWSYLYTKKPLGVSPSEAASEVQKTLSNKRKEVLMAPSLPKVALHARSIFPNLFFAVMAAGIKDATNAKI